In one Desulfoferula mesophila genomic region, the following are encoded:
- a CDS encoding DNA-3-methyladenine glycosylase I: MAPAQLTRCPWCGDDPLYRDYHDREWGVPLHDDRRLFEMLLLEAFIAGLSWLTILKKRENFRAAFDGFDPRKVAAYGPDKVAELMNDAGIIRNRRKIEAAVKNARVVLELQKEFGSFDRYLWGWVEGQPVQHACAELKDVPTQDETARALSKDLKKRGMGFVGPVTIYSYMQAVGLINDHLVSCFRHSELRTAHGQSGSNPAPG, encoded by the coding sequence GTGGCCCCCGCCCAACTGACCCGCTGCCCCTGGTGCGGCGACGATCCCCTGTACCGGGATTATCACGACCGCGAATGGGGCGTCCCCCTGCACGACGACCGGCGCTTGTTCGAGATGCTCCTGCTGGAAGCCTTCATCGCCGGGCTGAGCTGGTTGACCATCCTGAAGAAGCGGGAAAACTTCCGGGCCGCCTTTGACGGCTTCGACCCGCGCAAGGTGGCGGCCTACGGCCCGGACAAGGTCGCGGAGTTGATGAACGACGCGGGCATCATCCGCAACCGGCGCAAGATCGAGGCGGCCGTAAAGAACGCCCGGGTGGTCTTGGAACTGCAAAAGGAGTTCGGCTCCTTTGACCGCTACCTATGGGGCTGGGTGGAGGGCCAACCGGTGCAGCACGCCTGCGCTGAGCTTAAGGACGTGCCCACCCAGGACGAGACCGCGCGGGCGCTCAGCAAGGACCTCAAGAAGCGGGGCATGGGCTTCGTGGGGCCGGTGACCATCTACTCCTACATGCAGGCGGTGGGACTGATCAACGATCACCTGGTGAGCTGCTTCCGGCACAGCGAGTTGCGCACGGCTCATGGCCAAAGCGGCAGCAACCCAGCCCCAGGCTAA
- a CDS encoding class I SAM-dependent methyltransferase: MPPLDSRAFYERVAGVYDQSYAYPKGLGPRQALWLARLFAPCPVLDLGCGTGRMLGPLARAGFRPVGLDCSPSMLERAQRKTVAPLIQADARRGLPLLDASLNLIISLHATLIHFAGPGELEALLEETRRVLAPGGALVAELPHPATYPAEPVPGAWRQYQPGMLCRHAGAALEELRLEEQDGLSTLIRVIRLGDLKKLFTGWRRVEVHPGFGGGRFRPDRGEVMVVVAWV; the protein is encoded by the coding sequence ATGCCGCCCCTGGACAGCCGAGCGTTCTACGAGCGGGTGGCCGGGGTCTACGATCAGAGTTACGCCTATCCCAAGGGCCTGGGCCCCCGCCAGGCCCTGTGGCTGGCCCGCCTCTTCGCCCCCTGCCCGGTGTTGGACCTGGGCTGCGGCACCGGGCGCATGCTGGGCCCCCTGGCCAGGGCCGGTTTCCGCCCCGTGGGCCTGGACTGCTCCCCGTCCATGCTGGAGCGGGCCCAGCGCAAAACCGTCGCCCCCCTCATCCAGGCCGACGCCCGCCGGGGCCTGCCCCTGCTCGACGCCTCCCTGAACCTGATCATCAGCCTGCACGCCACCCTGATTCATTTCGCCGGGCCGGGCGAGCTGGAAGCCCTACTAGAGGAGACGCGGCGGGTGCTGGCCCCGGGCGGGGCCCTGGTGGCCGAGCTGCCCCATCCGGCCACCTATCCGGCCGAGCCGGTCCCCGGCGCCTGGCGGCAATACCAGCCGGGCATGTTGTGCCGCCATGCCGGAGCGGCCTTGGAGGAACTGCGCCTGGAAGAGCAAGACGGCCTGAGCACCCTGATCCGGGTGATCCGGCTAGGCGATCTGAAAAAGCTGTTTACAGGATGGCGGCGGGTGGAGGTGCACCCCGGTTTTGGGGGTGGGCGTTTCCGGCCCGATCGGGGTGAGGTAATGGTGGTGGTGGCCTGGGTTTAG
- a CDS encoding sensor domain-containing diguanylate cyclase produces MRRALIIFSIVLALLLGLALVWGRGPRELHPPTEVSVLQDHAGEMGIAQASSAQTATAYRTLHANRMSFGFCRYPLWVRIPLEQAPATGKWVLEVSAPWMDRIDLYLPKPSGGWLRESTGLSQPLADNRQGVFALKAPADTPRAGYAYLRLQSLLSLNTELRIWNETDFEINNATDTFFYGLLYGIIGGMVLLNLMILITTRDQAYFWYVAYLISILFHQTCLQGQILFLPTFVWHLAPAISLTLASMVLFFGAGFCRSFLNLRKNAPFAGYLVNGFQVIALILLGMSLGGMIWWGTWLAHSLALLGPIIGIYAGIVVLYRGFRPARFYLAAWIVLLLGSMAWGAWSMGVEFLVPLPRSLLTIAATLESVLLSIALADRVALMQRERKALAQRERRYRQLSTVDELTGLYNARYFKSKMASEINHAHTMGQPLGLVILDVDDFKRFNDSFGHAEGDRVLAELGRLMRDSVRPLDSPCRYGGDEFAILLPGADSLEVSKICQRIRHALAQCLFLPEGDSREMVTASLGTAQLHQDDDAESLLKRADAALYQAKHRGKNQIVESQAPETEALPA; encoded by the coding sequence CGGCGAAATGGGCATAGCCCAGGCGTCCTCCGCCCAGACCGCCACCGCCTATAGAACCTTACACGCCAACCGCATGTCCTTTGGCTTTTGCCGCTACCCCCTCTGGGTGCGCATACCTCTGGAGCAAGCCCCCGCCACCGGGAAATGGGTGCTGGAAGTGAGCGCTCCCTGGATGGACCGCATCGATCTGTATCTGCCCAAGCCCTCCGGCGGTTGGCTAAGGGAGTCCACCGGGCTGTCCCAGCCCCTGGCCGACAACCGTCAGGGGGTCTTTGCCCTCAAGGCCCCGGCGGACACCCCCCGCGCCGGCTATGCCTATCTGCGTCTGCAATCCCTGCTCTCCCTGAACACCGAGTTGCGCATCTGGAACGAGACAGACTTTGAGATAAACAACGCCACCGACACCTTTTTCTATGGCTTGCTCTACGGAATCATCGGGGGCATGGTGTTGCTCAACCTGATGATATTGATCACCACCCGAGACCAAGCCTACTTTTGGTACGTGGCGTACCTGATCAGCATTCTCTTCCACCAGACGTGCCTACAGGGCCAGATCCTTTTCCTGCCCACCTTCGTCTGGCATTTGGCGCCCGCTATCAGCCTGACCCTCGCCTCCATGGTCCTTTTCTTTGGCGCTGGCTTCTGCCGCTCCTTCCTAAACTTGCGAAAGAACGCCCCCTTTGCCGGATACCTGGTAAACGGTTTTCAGGTGATCGCCCTGATATTGCTGGGGATGAGCCTGGGGGGAATGATTTGGTGGGGAACCTGGCTGGCGCACAGCCTGGCCCTGCTCGGCCCCATAATCGGAATCTACGCCGGTATCGTGGTGTTGTACCGGGGCTTCCGTCCCGCCCGTTTCTACCTGGCGGCCTGGATAGTGCTCCTGTTGGGCTCCATGGCTTGGGGCGCCTGGAGCATGGGGGTGGAATTTTTGGTGCCCCTGCCCAGGTCGCTGCTCACCATCGCCGCCACCCTGGAGAGCGTGCTTTTATCCATCGCCCTGGCCGACCGCGTGGCTCTCATGCAGCGCGAACGCAAGGCTTTGGCCCAGCGAGAACGCCGCTACCGTCAGTTGAGCACCGTCGACGAGCTCACCGGTTTGTACAATGCACGCTATTTTAAAAGCAAGATGGCCAGCGAAATCAATCACGCCCACACCATGGGCCAGCCCCTGGGATTGGTTATTTTGGATGTGGACGACTTCAAGCGCTTCAACGACAGTTTCGGCCACGCCGAGGGTGACCGGGTCCTGGCCGAATTGGGCCGCCTAATGCGCGATTCGGTACGCCCTCTGGATTCCCCGTGCCGTTACGGCGGCGACGAATTCGCCATCTTGCTGCCGGGCGCCGACAGCTTGGAGGTTAGCAAAATCTGCCAACGCATCCGGCACGCCTTGGCTCAGTGCCTTTTCCTGCCGGAAGGCGACTCACGCGAGATGGTCACCGCCAGCCTGGGCACCGCCCAGCTCCATCAGGACGACGACGCCGAATCATTGCTCAAACGGGCGGACGCCGCCCTGTACCAGGCCAAACACAGAGGAAAAAACCAAATCGTGGAGTCCCAGGCCCCGGAGACGGAGGCCCTGCCGGCCTGA
- a CDS encoding histone deacetylase family protein: protein MAVGVVRDPIFREHDTGPYHCEVAERLVAIDEAIAHWEGREALAMLPLRAATEEELGRAHHGSHLRRVAGTAGRSTSLDPDTVCSPRSCEVALLAAGSLIDLCDAALAGEVEHGFALVRPPGHHATATRAMGFCLFNNVAVAAAHLMLKRGLSRILVVDWDVHHGNGTEDIFYPESRVLYFSTHQSPLYPGTGQVGAVGQGSAKGYTINVPLPPGRGDLEVLQAFDRLLVPVAQRFKPQFILVSAGFDAHHEDPLGSMTLTAAGFAALTQRLTELSQEFCPGRVVASLEGGYNQAALARSVVAVLDALAGGRREEALIAQAAQTDPVIWVQQAREAAKHYWKLP from the coding sequence ATGGCGGTGGGGGTGGTGCGTGATCCGATTTTCCGGGAGCATGACACCGGCCCCTACCACTGCGAGGTGGCTGAACGCCTGGTGGCCATAGACGAGGCCATCGCCCACTGGGAAGGCCGCGAGGCCCTGGCGATGCTGCCCCTGCGCGCGGCCACCGAGGAAGAGCTGGGCCGGGCGCACCACGGCAGCCATCTGCGCCGGGTGGCGGGCACCGCCGGGCGCAGCACCAGCCTGGACCCGGACACGGTGTGCTCGCCGCGCTCCTGCGAGGTGGCCCTGTTGGCCGCGGGGAGCCTTATCGACCTGTGCGACGCGGCCCTGGCCGGCGAGGTGGAGCACGGCTTCGCCCTGGTGCGGCCGCCGGGCCACCACGCCACGGCCACCCGGGCCATGGGCTTTTGCCTGTTCAACAACGTGGCGGTCGCCGCCGCCCACCTCATGCTCAAGCGGGGCCTCAGCCGCATCCTGGTGGTGGACTGGGACGTGCACCACGGCAACGGCACCGAGGACATCTTCTACCCCGAATCGCGGGTGCTCTATTTTTCCACCCACCAATCGCCCCTGTACCCCGGCACCGGTCAGGTGGGCGCGGTGGGCCAGGGCTCGGCCAAGGGCTACACCATCAACGTCCCCCTGCCTCCCGGCCGGGGCGACCTGGAGGTGCTCCAGGCCTTTGATCGCCTGCTGGTGCCCGTGGCCCAACGCTTCAAGCCCCAGTTCATCCTGGTTTCCGCCGGTTTCGACGCCCACCACGAAGACCCCCTGGGCAGCATGACCCTCACCGCCGCCGGTTTCGCGGCCCTTACCCAGCGTCTCACCGAACTCAGCCAGGAGTTCTGCCCCGGCCGGGTGGTGGCCTCCCTGGAGGGCGGCTACAACCAGGCGGCATTGGCCCGCTCGGTGGTGGCGGTGCTGGACGCCCTGGCCGGCGGGCGCCGGGAAGAGGCGCTCATCGCCCAGGCGGCGCAAACCGACCCGGTAATCTGGGTGCAGCAGGCCCGCGAGGCGGCCAAGCACTACTGGAAGCTGCCCTAA
- a CDS encoding vWA domain-containing protein codes for MFLNLFYSLRALKVPVSVTEWMTLMEALDKGHAQGSLVDFYNLARAILIKSEAFYDQYDQAFAHVFKDAELPDDIRQEILDWLADPLNRLELPEEELAKIRQMDLEELLKELEKRLQEQDERHDGGGRWIGTGGTSPFGHSGANPGGIRIGGPGGGGRAVQIAAARRFKNYRTDVTLDVRQVKMALKKLRQFAKEGPEDFLDIEATIDKTCKEAGEIELVFTRERKNKVRVLLLMDSGGSMNPYARLVDRLFSAAHQMTHFRDLKSYYFHNCIYQDIFTDIYTSDSEPTGNLIRNLGADYKVIIVGDAFMAPSELVSVGGAIDYYYHNEIAGLDWLQRIADHFRYCVWLNPMPERAWRHPTIATVAKVFPMFPLTLDGLDEAVRALMVRH; via the coding sequence ATGTTCCTGAACCTGTTTTACTCATTGCGCGCCCTCAAGGTGCCGGTGTCGGTCACCGAGTGGATGACCCTGATGGAGGCCCTGGACAAGGGCCACGCCCAGGGCAGCCTGGTGGATTTCTATAATCTGGCCCGGGCCATCCTCATCAAGTCCGAGGCCTTTTACGATCAATACGACCAGGCCTTTGCCCACGTGTTCAAGGATGCCGAGCTGCCCGACGACATCCGCCAGGAGATTCTGGACTGGCTGGCCGATCCCCTGAACCGCTTGGAGCTGCCCGAGGAGGAGCTGGCCAAGATACGGCAGATGGATCTGGAGGAGTTGCTCAAGGAGCTGGAAAAGCGCCTGCAGGAGCAGGACGAACGCCACGACGGGGGAGGGCGCTGGATCGGCACCGGGGGCACCAGCCCCTTTGGCCACTCCGGGGCCAACCCCGGGGGCATCCGCATCGGCGGGCCGGGCGGCGGAGGCCGGGCGGTGCAGATCGCCGCGGCGCGGCGCTTCAAGAACTACCGCACCGACGTGACCCTGGACGTGCGCCAGGTGAAGATGGCTCTAAAGAAGCTCAGGCAATTCGCCAAGGAGGGGCCGGAAGACTTCCTGGACATCGAGGCCACCATCGACAAGACCTGCAAGGAGGCGGGCGAGATCGAGTTGGTCTTCACCAGGGAGCGCAAGAACAAGGTGCGGGTGCTGTTGCTCATGGACTCCGGCGGCTCCATGAACCCCTACGCCCGTTTGGTGGACCGCCTGTTTTCCGCGGCCCACCAGATGACCCACTTCCGTGACCTGAAGTCCTACTACTTCCACAACTGCATCTACCAGGACATCTTCACCGACATCTACACCTCCGACAGCGAGCCCACCGGCAACCTGATCCGCAACCTGGGGGCCGACTACAAGGTGATAATTGTGGGGGACGCCTTCATGGCCCCTTCGGAGCTGGTGAGCGTGGGCGGGGCCATCGACTACTACTACCACAACGAGATTGCCGGGCTGGATTGGCTGCAGCGCATCGCCGACCATTTCCGCTATTGCGTGTGGCTCAACCCCATGCCAGAACGGGCATGGAGGCACCCCACCATCGCCACCGTCGCCAAGGTCTTCCCCATGTTCCCCCTGACCCTGGACGGCCTGGACGAGGCGGTGCGGGCCCTGATGGTGCGTCACTAA
- a CDS encoding AAA family ATPase — translation MSADFDRFTGTDKYIVSPELKDVVNVSIALGRPLLVKGEPGTGKTLLAHNIARGLGKKLIVWNVKSTTKAKDGLYVYDTVQRLNDSRFGTGDVSDIKNYIHLGQLGRAFSQSQDVVLLIDEVDKADIEFPNDLLNELDEMSFHIPETDETVSAATRPIVVITSNSEKELPDAFLRRCVFHYIEFPEEELMRRIVGVHFPELAEKLLKEVLKRFYWLRQIEGFRKKPSTSELLDWIQALVAGGMDPGQVAKELPFAGALIKKEQDLEVLDAALSRAGGTVNRMGLRGRF, via the coding sequence ATGTCCGCCGACTTCGATCGTTTCACCGGTACCGACAAATATATCGTTTCACCGGAACTAAAGGACGTGGTCAACGTTTCCATCGCCCTGGGGCGGCCCTTGCTGGTCAAGGGCGAGCCGGGCACCGGCAAGACCCTGTTGGCCCACAACATCGCCCGGGGCCTGGGCAAGAAGCTTATCGTGTGGAACGTCAAATCCACCACCAAGGCCAAGGACGGGCTTTATGTCTACGACACGGTGCAGCGCCTCAACGACTCGCGCTTCGGCACCGGCGACGTCAGCGACATCAAGAACTACATCCATCTGGGCCAATTGGGCCGGGCCTTTTCCCAGTCCCAGGACGTGGTGCTACTCATCGACGAGGTCGACAAGGCGGACATCGAGTTCCCCAACGACCTGCTCAACGAGCTGGACGAGATGAGCTTCCACATCCCCGAGACCGACGAGACCGTCAGCGCGGCCACCCGGCCCATCGTGGTCATCACCTCCAACTCGGAGAAGGAGCTGCCCGACGCCTTTTTGCGCCGCTGCGTGTTCCACTACATCGAGTTCCCGGAGGAGGAGCTGATGCGCCGCATCGTGGGGGTGCACTTCCCCGAGCTGGCCGAGAAACTCCTGAAAGAGGTGCTCAAGCGCTTCTACTGGCTGCGCCAGATCGAGGGCTTCCGCAAGAAGCCCTCCACCAGCGAGCTCTTGGACTGGATCCAGGCCCTGGTGGCCGGGGGCATGGACCCGGGCCAGGTGGCCAAGGAACTGCCGTTCGCCGGGGCTCTGATCAAAAAGGAGCAGGACCTGGAGGTCTTGGACGCGGCCCTGAGCCGGGCCGGGGGGACGGTGAACCGCATGGGCCTGCGCGGCCGGTTCTAG
- the gatA gene encoding Asp-tRNA(Asn)/Glu-tRNA(Gln) amidotransferase subunit GatA, translating into MELHELSLTQAVEMLGKGEVSSLELTQALLRRIEDTEPRVKAYLTLTAGAALEQAQAADQARAAGQAGPLCGVPAGLKDVLCTAGVRTTCGSKILQNFVPPFDAFLVNKLKQAGMVLLGKHNMDEFAMGSSTENSGFEASHNPWDLAAIPGGSSGGTAASVAAGSSIFSVGTDTGGSIRQPASHCGVVGLKPTYGRVSRFGLVAFASSLDQAGPITRSVADAALVLSVIAGHDPDDSTSDPRPVPDYAASLQRGVKGLKLGVPKEFFVAGLDPEVEATVKAAMAELEGLGAELVPVSLPHTDYALPVYYIIAPAEASSNLARYDGVKYGMSVRAQGGGLMDMYLDTRSQGFGPEVIRRVMLGTYALSAGYYDAYYGKAGQVRTLIRCDFEAVFEKVDAIVGPVTPTPAFDIGQKVDDPLQMYLSDVFTLSTNLAGLPGMSIPAGFSTAGRPIGLQIIGPHFAEETLFAVGHAYQQATDHHLRRPPL; encoded by the coding sequence GTGGAACTTCACGAACTGTCTCTCACCCAGGCGGTGGAGATGCTGGGCAAGGGCGAGGTATCGAGCCTGGAGCTGACCCAGGCCTTGCTCAGGCGCATCGAGGACACCGAGCCCCGGGTCAAGGCCTACCTTACGCTAACCGCCGGGGCCGCCCTGGAGCAGGCCCAGGCAGCGGATCAGGCCCGGGCCGCGGGCCAGGCCGGGCCCCTGTGCGGGGTGCCCGCCGGGCTCAAGGACGTGCTGTGCACCGCCGGGGTGCGCACCACTTGCGGCAGCAAGATACTGCAAAACTTCGTGCCCCCCTTTGACGCCTTTTTGGTGAACAAGCTCAAGCAGGCGGGCATGGTGCTTCTGGGCAAGCACAACATGGACGAGTTCGCCATGGGCTCTTCCACCGAAAACTCCGGCTTCGAGGCCAGCCACAACCCCTGGGACCTGGCCGCCATCCCCGGTGGCTCCTCCGGGGGCACCGCGGCCAGCGTGGCGGCGGGCAGCAGCATCTTCTCGGTGGGCACCGACACCGGCGGCTCCATCCGCCAGCCGGCCAGCCACTGCGGGGTGGTGGGCCTCAAGCCCACCTACGGCCGGGTCAGCCGCTTCGGCCTGGTGGCCTTTGCCTCCAGCCTGGACCAGGCGGGTCCCATCACCCGCAGCGTGGCCGACGCGGCCCTGGTGCTCTCGGTGATCGCCGGGCACGACCCGGACGACTCCACCAGCGACCCCCGCCCGGTGCCCGACTACGCCGCCTCACTGCAGCGCGGGGTCAAGGGCCTCAAGCTGGGGGTGCCCAAGGAGTTCTTCGTGGCCGGCCTGGACCCGGAGGTGGAGGCCACGGTAAAGGCGGCCATGGCCGAGCTGGAGGGCCTGGGGGCCGAGCTGGTGCCGGTGAGCCTGCCCCACACCGACTACGCATTGCCGGTGTACTACATCATCGCCCCGGCCGAGGCCTCCTCCAACCTGGCCCGCTACGACGGGGTGAAGTACGGCATGAGCGTGCGGGCCCAAGGCGGCGGGCTCATGGACATGTACCTGGACACCCGCAGCCAGGGCTTCGGCCCGGAGGTGATCCGCCGGGTCATGCTGGGCACCTACGCCCTGAGCGCTGGCTACTACGACGCCTACTACGGCAAGGCCGGCCAGGTGCGCACCCTCATCCGCTGCGATTTCGAGGCGGTGTTCGAAAAGGTGGACGCCATCGTGGGCCCGGTGACCCCCACCCCGGCCTTTGATATCGGCCAAAAGGTGGACGACCCCCTGCAAATGTATCTGAGCGACGTGTTCACCCTGTCCACCAACCTGGCCGGGTTGCCGGGCATGAGCATCCCCGCCGGATTCTCCACGGCCGGGCGGCCCATCGGCCTCCAGATCATCGGGCCTCATTTTGCCGAAGAGACCCTGTTCGCGGTGGGCCACGCCTATCAACAGGCCACGGACCACCATTTGCGGCGGCCTCCGCTCTAG
- a CDS encoding symporter small accessory protein: MLGIASPELALAYVLCIAASVLCIIYGIVKWNDSGPLSEELRDLDQWAPESEDK; the protein is encoded by the coding sequence GTGCTAGGCATCGCAAGTCCCGAACTGGCCCTGGCCTACGTGTTGTGCATAGCCGCATCGGTGCTGTGCATCATCTACGGCATCGTCAAATGGAACGACAGCGGGCCCCTGAGCGAGGAGCTCAGGGATCTGGACCAATGGGCCCCCGAGAGCGAGGACAAGTAG
- the gatC gene encoding Asp-tRNA(Asn)/Glu-tRNA(Gln) amidotransferase subunit GatC, producing MKISTSEVAHVAALARLRLSEEMSAKLTEQLNDILTAMDKLAELDTSGVPSTNHALELSGAMRPDQARESLDHERALANAPDSDGQSFIVPKVI from the coding sequence ATGAAAATCAGTACGTCCGAGGTGGCCCACGTGGCCGCCCTAGCCCGGCTCAGACTGAGCGAGGAGATGAGCGCCAAGCTCACCGAACAGCTCAACGACATCCTCACGGCCATGGACAAGCTGGCCGAGCTGGACACCAGCGGGGTGCCCTCCACCAACCACGCCCTGGAGCTCAGCGGGGCCATGCGCCCGGACCAGGCCAGAGAAAGCCTGGACCATGAGCGGGCCTTGGCCAACGCCCCGGACAGCGACGGCCAGAGCTTCATCGTGCCCAAGGTCATATAG
- a CDS encoding sodium:solute symporter family protein, translating to MTVKIILALVYLAVVFYLGYKGWRETRQASDYMLAGRQMNPYVMAMSYGATFISTSAIIGFGGAAALFGFPLLWLTFLNIFVGIFIAMVFFGKRTRRMGVALDSHTFPELLGQRYQSRFIQGFSGAVIFLFIPVYAAAVLIGISRMLEVSLGINYYVVLLGFVAILAVYVITGGLKAVMYTDAFQGSLMVVMMLILIIFTYSTLGGVTEAHQALTDLAPQMPANLKAGGMLGWTQGATPFSPLWLVIYTTIIYGVGIGVLAQPQLAVRYMTVASDRQLNRAVLYGGIFIVLMTGVAFVVGALSNVVFFRDLGKISVAVAGGNIDKIIPLYVTKVMPDWFEILFLLAMLAAAMSTLSSQFHVGGTSLGRDFYEKGMSSGGRGELGMTRLGVGITILVTLVWGLLLPPSIIALATAFFFGLCAASFLPAYLLGLYWKGMTRLGAVVSIVGGFATSFFFLLFVHTKESAAIGLCKSVFGVDSLAQNAVQGSGWWLLQFTDPNIIALPVSLVLAVVVSLVSPKMDQRHLQLCWRNL from the coding sequence ATGACCGTCAAGATCATTTTGGCGTTGGTGTACCTGGCCGTGGTCTTCTACCTTGGTTACAAGGGGTGGCGCGAAACCCGCCAGGCCAGCGACTATATGCTGGCCGGACGCCAAATGAATCCCTACGTGATGGCCATGAGCTACGGGGCCACCTTCATCTCCACCTCGGCCATCATCGGTTTCGGTGGAGCGGCGGCCCTGTTCGGCTTTCCCCTGCTGTGGCTCACCTTCCTAAACATCTTCGTGGGCATCTTCATCGCCATGGTGTTTTTCGGCAAGCGCACCCGGCGCATGGGGGTGGCCCTGGATTCGCACACCTTTCCCGAGCTTTTGGGCCAGCGCTACCAGTCGCGCTTCATCCAGGGCTTTTCCGGGGCGGTGATCTTCCTGTTCATCCCGGTATACGCCGCGGCGGTGCTCATCGGCATCAGCCGCATGCTGGAGGTCAGCCTGGGCATCAACTACTACGTGGTGCTCCTGGGCTTCGTGGCCATCCTGGCGGTCTACGTTATAACCGGCGGTCTCAAGGCGGTGATGTACACCGACGCCTTCCAGGGCAGCCTGATGGTGGTGATGATGCTGATCCTGATCATCTTCACCTACTCCACCCTGGGCGGGGTAACCGAGGCCCACCAAGCCCTGACCGACCTGGCTCCCCAGATGCCCGCCAACCTCAAGGCCGGGGGCATGCTGGGCTGGACCCAGGGAGCCACGCCTTTCAGCCCCCTGTGGCTGGTGATCTACACCACCATCATCTACGGCGTGGGCATCGGAGTCCTGGCCCAGCCCCAGTTGGCGGTGCGCTACATGACCGTGGCCAGCGACCGCCAGCTCAACCGGGCAGTGCTCTACGGAGGCATCTTCATCGTGCTGATGACCGGGGTGGCCTTTGTGGTGGGCGCGCTCAGCAACGTGGTGTTCTTCCGCGACCTGGGCAAGATTTCGGTGGCCGTGGCCGGAGGCAACATCGACAAGATCATTCCCCTCTACGTCACCAAGGTCATGCCCGACTGGTTCGAGATTCTCTTTTTGTTGGCCATGCTGGCCGCGGCCATGAGCACCCTGTCCAGCCAGTTCCACGTGGGCGGCACCAGCCTGGGCCGCGACTTTTACGAAAAGGGCATGTCCTCCGGCGGGCGCGGCGAGTTGGGCATGACCCGCCTGGGAGTGGGCATAACCATCCTGGTCACCCTGGTGTGGGGCCTGCTGCTGCCGCCCTCCATCATCGCCCTGGCCACCGCCTTTTTCTTCGGCCTGTGCGCGGCCAGCTTTTTGCCCGCCTATCTGTTGGGCCTGTACTGGAAGGGCATGACCCGCCTGGGGGCGGTGGTCTCCATCGTGGGCGGCTTTGCCACCAGCTTCTTCTTCCTTTTGTTCGTGCACACCAAGGAGTCGGCGGCCATCGGCCTGTGCAAGAGCGTGTTCGGGGTGGACAGCTTGGCCCAAAACGCGGTGCAAGGCTCGGGCTGGTGGCTGTTGCAGTTCACCGACCCCAACATCATCGCCCTGCCCGTTTCCCTGGTCCTGGCGGTGGTGGTCAGCCTGGTCTCCCCCAAGATGGACCAGAGACACTTGCAGCTATGCTGGCGCAACCTCTAA